Proteins encoded within one genomic window of Phototrophicus methaneseepsis:
- a CDS encoding helix-turn-helix domain-containing protein — MPAQETIPSVERTLLLLEMLRARPDGVALQDLLASLDISRSSLFALLNTLKHLGYVEQADKRGHYYPGPRLQAWSQSSTFPQQDQISAFYHEANAITCQETLALAVPVPQGSVVIAQVESPQHVRSVYAMGQVHDQPTACAAYDVLHAPSPEVKQYGFAQRCDDDSVELALPVCADGSRADYALLFSAPAFRMHDDLLDEVLPMLREMAARLSYRLGAPAYTPYQAQTDLNPTMPMQPEQIDAFLRGPWTARLACLRDDQTPHVVPVWQQWDGQNFHVIAWRGSQWANYVMAQPQVSITVDEPWPPFRRVTARGVAYALQPHTASYDGLLQSLHRRFLGDQPFVEGQLPIAQAFRIEPEKVRGWRGMPVR; from the coding sequence ATGCCAGCACAAGAGACTATTCCCTCCGTTGAGCGCACGCTGTTACTGCTGGAAATGCTGCGTGCCCGGCCCGATGGGGTCGCTTTACAGGATTTACTTGCAAGCCTGGATATTTCCCGCAGTTCGCTCTTTGCGCTGCTGAACACGTTGAAGCACCTGGGCTATGTGGAGCAAGCCGACAAGCGCGGCCATTATTACCCCGGCCCTCGCTTGCAAGCCTGGAGCCAATCCAGCACCTTCCCACAGCAAGACCAGATTTCCGCCTTCTACCACGAAGCCAATGCCATCACCTGCCAGGAGACGCTTGCCCTGGCGGTACCTGTGCCGCAGGGGAGCGTCGTCATCGCCCAGGTAGAGAGCCCGCAGCATGTGCGCAGTGTCTACGCCATGGGGCAGGTCCACGACCAGCCCACGGCCTGTGCCGCCTATGACGTCTTGCACGCGCCCTCGCCAGAGGTGAAGCAGTATGGTTTTGCCCAGCGCTGCGATGATGACAGCGTCGAACTGGCGCTGCCAGTCTGTGCGGATGGCTCCCGCGCAGATTATGCTTTGCTCTTTAGCGCGCCCGCTTTTCGTATGCATGATGACTTGCTGGATGAAGTGCTGCCGATGCTGCGTGAGATGGCTGCTCGCCTGTCTTATCGGCTGGGTGCGCCAGCCTATACACCTTACCAGGCTCAAACAGACCTCAACCCGACCATGCCCATGCAGCCGGAGCAGATCGACGCCTTTTTACGCGGTCCCTGGACGGCGCGCCTGGCCTGCTTACGCGATGACCAGACGCCGCATGTGGTGCCCGTCTGGCAGCAGTGGGATGGCCAGAATTTCCATGTCATCGCCTGGCGTGGCTCCCAATGGGCAAATTATGTCATGGCACAGCCCCAGGTATCTATCACCGTGGATGAGCCGTGGCCGCCTTTCCGCCGGGTGACGGCGCGGGGCGTCGCATATGCCCTGCAACCCCATACCGCAAGCTATGATGGCTTGTTGCAAAGCCTGCATCGTCGCTTCTTGGGGGACCAGCCTTTTGTGGAAGGTCAACTGCCGATTGCGCAGGCCTTCCGCATAGAGCCGGAAAAAGTACGCGGCTGGCGAGGGATGCCCGTCCGATGA
- a CDS encoding ABC transporter ATP-binding protein, with the protein MRVQIDGLNHTFQQRPPLRALDDIALDVESGEFVAMIGPSGCGKSTLLRLVAGLATPTQGMISLDDQPPQQIASEKRIAWMSQQVALLPWRTVRTNIALAQQINPQPKRRSRTVDDLLDLVGLREFEDAYPFTLSGGMQQRVALARTLALGADLWLMDEPFAALDQLTRDQLVVEVLEYWRKLHPTVLWVTHQIQEAVLLANRVLVMTPRPAHIYADVPVDLPYPRDDTSRDFQALVRQLRETIAAGMQFHHDAQNHIQNDGQIR; encoded by the coding sequence ATGAGAGTGCAAATAGACGGTCTGAACCATACATTTCAGCAGCGGCCTCCGCTTAGGGCGCTGGATGACATTGCGTTGGATGTCGAGAGTGGCGAGTTCGTCGCTATGATTGGGCCAAGTGGCTGTGGTAAATCGACGTTGCTGCGTCTGGTAGCTGGCTTAGCCACGCCCACGCAGGGCATGATCTCGCTTGATGATCAGCCCCCACAGCAGATCGCCAGCGAGAAGCGCATCGCCTGGATGTCGCAGCAGGTGGCGCTGCTGCCCTGGCGCACAGTCCGCACCAATATTGCCCTGGCCCAACAGATTAATCCACAGCCTAAACGCCGCAGCCGCACAGTGGATGATTTGCTTGATCTGGTTGGCCTGCGAGAATTCGAGGATGCATATCCGTTTACGCTTTCTGGCGGGATGCAGCAGCGCGTTGCCCTGGCGCGTACATTGGCCCTCGGTGCCGATCTATGGCTGATGGATGAGCCTTTCGCCGCGCTAGACCAGCTCACGCGTGATCAACTGGTGGTCGAAGTGTTGGAATACTGGCGTAAGCTGCACCCGACTGTGCTGTGGGTGACGCATCAAATCCAGGAAGCGGTGCTATTAGCCAACCGTGTGCTGGTGATGACGCCGCGCCCAGCCCATATTTATGCGGATGTGCCCGTTGATTTACCGTACCCGCGTGATGATACCTCGCGCGATTTTCAGGCGCTTGTACGCCAACTTAGAGAAACCATTGCTGCCGGGATGCAATTTCATCATGACGCTCAAAATCACATCCAAAATGACGGTCAAATTCGATAA
- a CDS encoding ABC transporter permease has translation MTLKITSKMTVKFDNNLLVTIALIVGLLALWEGIVTLQQIPVYIVPAPSRVLTTLFNNLGYFADALLVTVSEALIGLFIGTSVGVLLASLLSLRPNLERGIMTLAVFVKSTPLVAIAPLLTIWLGFGMAPKIILTALLTFFPVLVNVFSGLSRADVALLDTLRSWHASRWEIFWHVRMPGALPYLFAALKISGPLSLIGAVVAEWTGASQGIGKAMWLAYSNLNMPYLFAAIFILAFVGQFVYSITLWLERRFVFWQPVAEA, from the coding sequence ATGACGCTCAAAATCACATCCAAAATGACGGTCAAATTCGATAACAATCTCTTGGTGACGATTGCGTTGATCGTGGGGCTGCTTGCCCTGTGGGAAGGCATCGTCACGCTGCAACAGATTCCTGTTTATATCGTGCCTGCGCCCAGCCGCGTGCTGACCACCTTGTTTAACAATCTGGGCTACTTCGCAGATGCCCTGCTGGTCACCGTGAGCGAAGCGCTGATTGGCTTGTTTATAGGCACGTCTGTGGGCGTGTTGTTGGCGAGCCTGCTTTCACTGCGCCCGAATCTGGAACGCGGCATTATGACGCTGGCGGTCTTCGTGAAGTCCACACCGCTGGTGGCGATTGCCCCTCTGCTCACGATCTGGCTGGGCTTTGGTATGGCACCCAAGATTATCCTGACGGCTTTGCTGACCTTCTTCCCGGTGCTGGTGAATGTCTTCAGCGGCCTCAGCCGCGCTGATGTGGCCCTGCTGGATACCTTGCGTTCCTGGCATGCCAGCCGATGGGAGATTTTCTGGCATGTGCGCATGCCAGGTGCGCTGCCATATTTGTTTGCCGCCCTCAAAATTAGCGGTCCACTCTCCTTAATTGGGGCTGTGGTCGCGGAATGGACAGGGGCTTCTCAGGGAATAGGCAAAGCGATGTGGCTGGCGTATAGCAACCTCAATATGCCATATCTCTTCGCCGCGATCTTCATTCTGGCGTTCGTCGGCCAATTTGTCTACAGCATCACCCTATGGCTGGAACGTCGTTTCGTCTTCTGGCAGCCCGTGGCGGAGGCCTAA
- a CDS encoding ABC transporter substrate-binding protein codes for MHTRSRLLFFVVVLALALAVVPTFSQEDAPEEPAELTPFTFMAGYIPQANLPFVGVYVAKEMGYFEEEGLDVMIEHATGGGHLQLVTTGEVQVTTQDAAVLLQRVADPGLPLVSLALIGQRGQQAFAALADSGMETPADWAGHIVGYKGTPPPDLFALLDVFDLTEDDIELVDVGYDPRILTEGRVDVYPLFRSNEPDTIASWGYDITLWDAADYGVPTLGLTYVTSQQTLAEQPEALTGFLRAALRGIEYATENPDEAIEITLTYAGPEADPDHQRFMLESELQDAQSDFTEAYGVGWQTLEQWQSLADMLATYDITVPEDVESVFTTDMLAAIYDVDVDALEAEATATEESE; via the coding sequence ATGCACACTCGCTCTCGTCTGTTATTTTTCGTCGTCGTGCTGGCCTTAGCGCTGGCAGTCGTGCCCACCTTCTCCCAGGAAGATGCACCGGAAGAACCCGCCGAGTTAACGCCCTTCACGTTTATGGCAGGCTATATTCCCCAGGCGAATTTGCCTTTTGTTGGTGTGTATGTCGCTAAGGAAATGGGCTATTTTGAAGAAGAAGGCCTTGATGTGATGATCGAGCATGCGACCGGGGGCGGACACTTGCAGTTGGTCACGACGGGCGAGGTCCAGGTGACGACACAGGACGCCGCTGTGTTGCTGCAACGTGTCGCAGACCCCGGCCTGCCGTTGGTTTCGCTCGCACTGATCGGGCAGCGGGGACAGCAGGCCTTTGCTGCATTGGCGGATTCTGGCATGGAAACGCCCGCTGATTGGGCGGGGCATATCGTTGGCTATAAAGGCACGCCCCCGCCGGATCTGTTCGCGCTGCTGGATGTCTTTGACCTGACAGAGGATGATATTGAACTTGTTGATGTTGGCTACGATCCGCGTATCCTGACGGAGGGCCGCGTGGATGTGTACCCGTTGTTCCGCTCCAATGAGCCAGATACGATCGCGAGTTGGGGCTATGACATCACCCTGTGGGATGCGGCAGATTATGGTGTGCCGACCCTGGGCCTGACCTATGTGACCAGCCAGCAAACATTAGCTGAGCAGCCAGAGGCTTTGACGGGCTTCTTACGAGCTGCACTGCGTGGCATCGAATACGCCACAGAAAACCCGGATGAGGCTATCGAGATAACGCTCACCTATGCCGGGCCGGAGGCAGATCCTGACCATCAACGCTTTATGCTGGAAAGTGAACTGCAAGATGCACAGAGCGATTTCACAGAAGCTTATGGCGTGGGCTGGCAAACGCTCGAACAATGGCAATCGCTGGCGGATATGCTGGCGACCTACGACATCACCGTACCAGAAGACGTCGAGAGCGTTTTCACAACGGATATGCTTGCAGCGATCTATGATGTGGATGTGGACGCCTTGGAAGCAGAAGCAACAGCAACAGAAGAGAGCGAATAA
- a CDS encoding DUF1801 domain-containing protein, giving the protein MAEIKTQPHDGDVRTFLSQVENEKRREDAFTILELMEEVTGEEAVMWGESIIGFGSYHYRYASGREGDWMLAGFAPRKQNLSLYIMAGFDDYDDLMSKIGKHKTGKSCLYINKVEDIDLDVLRELVKKSVDHMKATNPDS; this is encoded by the coding sequence ATGGCAGAGATCAAAACACAACCCCATGATGGCGATGTACGCACGTTTTTATCTCAGGTTGAGAATGAAAAGCGGCGCGAAGATGCGTTTACCATATTGGAACTGATGGAAGAGGTCACGGGGGAAGAAGCTGTGATGTGGGGCGAAAGCATTATTGGATTCGGCAGCTATCATTATCGCTACGCCAGTGGGCGTGAAGGCGATTGGATGCTGGCCGGGTTTGCGCCACGCAAGCAAAATCTCTCACTGTATATTATGGCTGGCTTCGATGATTACGATGACCTTATGAGCAAAATCGGCAAGCATAAAACGGGGAAATCCTGCCTGTATATCAATAAGGTCGAGGATATTGATCTGGATGTACTGCGCGAATTAGTGAAGAAATCCGTTGATCATATGAAGGCGACCAACCCGGATTCGTAG
- a CDS encoding N-acyl homoserine lactonase family protein, whose protein sequence is MSQNAVKRLYLMQVGSMPEYHIPVVCYLVQTDDGKNILIDSGLPEVIPEEESEFENGRDVIEQLASIGLKPEDIDTVISTHYDGDHAGRHAAFTKAQYVVQRLHHLDAASNKRYAPIRSEWDQPIERIRLVDGDTELLPGLELIETSGHVPGHQSVLVRLPKTGTILLTVDAVPFSEGFTRDLQDDGSDPDAEAIHASTVKLLDLVEREHIEQVIFGHDPEQWEGLKKLPAYYE, encoded by the coding sequence ATGAGCCAGAATGCTGTGAAGCGGCTTTATCTGATGCAGGTTGGGTCCATGCCGGAATATCACATTCCGGTTGTGTGCTATCTGGTGCAAACGGATGACGGTAAGAATATTCTGATTGATAGTGGTCTACCGGAAGTGATACCTGAAGAGGAATCCGAGTTCGAGAATGGGCGGGATGTCATCGAACAATTGGCGAGCATTGGCTTAAAACCAGAAGATATTGATACCGTTATTTCGACACATTACGATGGCGACCATGCCGGAAGACACGCAGCATTCACAAAGGCGCAGTATGTTGTTCAGCGTCTGCATCATCTGGATGCGGCGAGCAACAAACGCTACGCGCCCATTCGTTCTGAATGGGATCAGCCAATCGAGAGGATACGACTCGTGGACGGGGACACGGAGCTGCTGCCAGGGCTAGAACTGATCGAGACAAGCGGGCATGTGCCGGGGCATCAGTCGGTGCTGGTGCGGCTGCCCAAAACGGGGACCATTTTATTAACGGTTGATGCTGTGCCTTTCAGCGAGGGTTTTACCCGTGACCTACAGGACGACGGCAGCGACCCGGATGCCGAAGCAATCCACGCCAGTACAGTGAAATTGCTCGATCTGGTGGAACGGGAACATATCGAGCAGGTAATTTTTGGGCATGATCCAGAACAGTGGGAGGGGCTGAAAAAGCTGCCGGCGTATTATGAATGA
- a CDS encoding ArnT family glycosyltransferase — MPSILILPMQATNPAHDFPRTYSRWIWGVLLLALGLRLIYVLGLPPLNAYLIDGGDTVWYLINGIGLTSGKVAGRLWVAFEDQYYVLPFLSKALPTPPLYLYLVGWWQMALPPAAAITGIWVMQAVMGTAVCWFGYRVGRRIHSEAAGLIAAFALAINPELIREAGHILTESSYIFFVFAAIWLYVDYVVPQFALNERPRWPVLLLIGAVFGLGTLTRAVLLLFPVGIVFHMLLISRARWWRGALVLLAAYGLMIGTWTAHNWVLYQRFVIVSDQFTPAFWRGAVTTDGAPHENDAQLEGTTPGEAAVEAIADDFGGYITLRVRELADAYLTPAGTTTLGGESLRQLVTDWWCNDRTLAGLGAVTQGDHFWLKALMYGFHFGGILLGLAGMWFARRRWQVMTVLGGFILYTTLLHSVLIALPRYVFPTQIAFWMLAAVPLAMLWQKARQPRA, encoded by the coding sequence ATGCCATCCATCCTGATACTGCCGATGCAAGCGACTAATCCGGCCCACGACTTCCCACGCACCTACTCCCGCTGGATATGGGGTGTATTGCTCCTGGCATTGGGGCTGCGGCTGATCTATGTGCTGGGTTTGCCCCCGTTGAATGCCTATCTCATCGATGGTGGGGATACTGTCTGGTATCTGATTAATGGCATAGGGTTAACGAGTGGCAAGGTAGCAGGGCGCTTATGGGTCGCTTTCGAAGATCAGTATTATGTGCTGCCGTTCCTCAGTAAAGCCCTCCCCACGCCGCCGCTCTATCTCTACCTGGTGGGCTGGTGGCAAATGGCGCTGCCGCCCGCCGCAGCAATTACAGGTATCTGGGTCATGCAGGCTGTGATGGGTACGGCTGTTTGCTGGTTTGGCTATCGCGTCGGGCGACGGATACACAGCGAAGCCGCAGGCCTCATCGCCGCATTCGCCCTGGCGATTAATCCCGAACTCATCCGAGAAGCAGGCCATATTCTGACGGAATCGAGCTATATTTTCTTCGTCTTCGCGGCCATCTGGCTCTATGTTGATTACGTCGTGCCCCAGTTTGCCTTAAACGAGCGCCCACGCTGGCCTGTCCTGCTGCTGATTGGGGCTGTGTTCGGCCTGGGGACGCTGACACGGGCGGTGCTGCTGTTGTTCCCGGTGGGCATTGTCTTCCATATGCTGCTCATCAGTCGAGCGCGATGGTGGCGCGGCGCGCTCGTTTTGTTGGCAGCTTATGGGCTAATGATCGGCACATGGACAGCGCACAACTGGGTGCTATATCAGCGCTTTGTGATCGTCTCAGACCAGTTCACACCTGCTTTTTGGCGCGGTGCCGTCACAACGGATGGCGCACCCCACGAAAATGACGCTCAGCTCGAAGGGACGACACCGGGCGAAGCCGCCGTTGAAGCCATCGCGGACGATTTTGGCGGGTATATCACCCTGCGTGTTCGTGAACTAGCCGATGCTTATCTGACACCGGCTGGAACAACGACCCTTGGTGGCGAGAGCTTGCGACAGCTTGTAACGGATTGGTGGTGCAATGATCGCACGCTGGCCGGATTAGGCGCTGTCACTCAGGGCGATCACTTCTGGCTGAAAGCGCTCATGTATGGTTTTCACTTTGGCGGCATCTTGCTCGGGTTGGCGGGCATGTGGTTCGCACGCCGTCGCTGGCAGGTCATGACGGTGTTAGGTGGCTTCATCCTGTATACGACCCTGCTGCACAGCGTCCTCATTGCCCTGCCGCGCTACGTCTTCCCAACACAGATCGCTTTCTGGATGTTGGCTGCCGTCCCACTGGCGATGCTGTGGCAAAAGGCCCGGCAACCCCGCGCCTAG
- a CDS encoding ArnT family glycosyltransferase, with product MPRLQKHHGILLLICGLALLLRLSLMPMVHNPGLHDALHYYNLGTRLVGGHGYSIDYVWHYNTMPAQIEHPTDHWMPLTGTLVAASMSLFGINHWAAILPFVLMGAALPLLVYAAARQMTLDIRTSLIAAALSVAIPEIVWQSLRPLTTLPQIWCYGGAMLALIAALRHGRWWQYALCGLCIGLAYLNRNDALLLAPMIVLMVFIVARWGSYYGYRVHWLRIVLVPVVALLTVAPWLIRNIEVLGELGTSATTKVMLMTTYEEVYTYDDPITVNTWLDQGIGAIISKRLFELAASFKQMATFASPVLPLLIAGGILLMIQQRDLAHGLPVAPVLIVLLVTLVVYPFLLPYYNQAGSFRTAYVSLLPMLLPIAAYAIHTAVSNPRWQVMTAVLIVIWSAALAWDTVRLDTAFNDAYYASMKDISETALALPDITGDGDIQLMAQDPFMLRYYGIRSVVVPYHSIEDVLAAAERYAIDYVMLPTAWSDLDAFYGGRAEPDPHFELAAAIPRGSQSPIELYAIHPDTADASD from the coding sequence TTGCCCCGTCTGCAAAAACATCATGGCATCCTGCTGCTCATCTGTGGGTTGGCGCTGCTGCTGCGGCTCTCGCTGATGCCGATGGTGCACAACCCTGGCCTGCACGACGCCCTGCATTATTACAACCTGGGCACGCGGCTCGTCGGGGGTCATGGCTACAGCATTGATTATGTTTGGCACTACAATACGATGCCAGCGCAAATCGAGCATCCGACGGATCATTGGATGCCTTTAACCGGGACCCTCGTCGCCGCAAGCATGAGCCTGTTTGGCATCAATCACTGGGCCGCGATACTGCCTTTTGTCCTGATGGGGGCCGCGCTGCCGCTGCTCGTCTATGCTGCTGCCCGCCAGATGACGCTGGACATCCGCACATCACTGATTGCGGCGGCGCTATCTGTGGCTATCCCAGAGATCGTATGGCAGTCTTTGAGGCCGCTAACGACGCTGCCACAAATCTGGTGTTATGGTGGTGCCATGCTCGCCCTGATCGCTGCCCTGCGGCACGGGCGTTGGTGGCAATATGCGTTATGTGGTTTATGCATCGGGCTGGCGTATCTCAATCGCAACGATGCCCTTTTACTGGCACCTATGATTGTATTGATGGTATTCATTGTGGCGCGCTGGGGTAGCTATTATGGTTATCGGGTGCACTGGCTGCGGATAGTGCTGGTGCCTGTGGTGGCTCTGCTCACAGTGGCCCCCTGGCTGATACGTAATATCGAGGTATTGGGCGAGCTTGGCACCAGCGCCACCACGAAGGTCATGCTGATGACGACTTACGAAGAAGTCTATACTTACGACGACCCTATTACCGTCAATACCTGGCTGGACCAGGGCATTGGGGCCATCATCAGCAAGCGCTTATTCGAACTGGCAGCGTCTTTTAAGCAAATGGCGACCTTTGCATCGCCTGTGCTGCCCTTACTCATCGCAGGGGGTATCCTGTTGATGATCCAACAGCGAGACCTCGCGCATGGTCTGCCTGTGGCCCCTGTGTTAATCGTGCTGCTGGTGACACTGGTCGTCTATCCTTTCCTTTTGCCATATTACAACCAGGCTGGCAGCTTTAGAACGGCTTACGTCAGCCTGCTGCCAATGCTGCTGCCAATCGCCGCTTATGCCATCCATACCGCGGTGAGCAATCCTCGTTGGCAAGTGATGACGGCAGTTTTGATCGTCATATGGAGCGCAGCCCTGGCCTGGGATACAGTGCGGCTGGATACGGCCTTCAACGATGCCTATTATGCCTCTATGAAAGACATCTCAGAGACAGCCCTTGCCCTGCCCGATATCACTGGCGACGGTGACATCCAGCTGATGGCACAGGACCCCTTCATGCTGCGCTACTATGGTATTCGCAGCGTGGTCGTACCCTATCACAGCATAGAGGACGTCCTCGCCGCTGCCGAGCGATACGCGATTGATTATGTGATGCTGCCGACAGCATGGTCTGACCTGGATGCTTTCTATGGGGGGCGTGCTGAGCCAGACCCGCACTTCGAACTGGCAGCAGCGATCCCCCGCGGAAGCCAGTCCCCTATCGAACTGTATGCCATCCATCCTGATACTGCCGATGCAAGCGACTAA
- a CDS encoding protein kinase domain-containing protein, which translates to MADEFIGKTIGGYEVQRVIGRGGMATVYLARQQSMNRQVALKVLPQQFANDDTYLQRFEREVAIVSKLEHRNIIPVYDYGEHEGMPYIVMRYMPAGSVDDLLLDGPMPPEQVLNIVAQVAPALDYAHTKDVLHRDFKPSNVLLDDDGGAFITDFGIARLAGEGVSAITTQGVVGTPSYMSPEQAQGKPLDGRSDVYALGVMIFEMITGRRPFESETPYSIAVMQVTTPPPRPTSINPAVSSVVEKVILKSLSKKADDRYDTAVQLYEALRMAVEHPEKALDTEPNLPMMHPSQGPPIGQSIQQPYQPHQQGPLSLPMGNTPGQYPVAQSSGSMAQVPSGRMARLKQRRKSNPLMSVFMGGAIGCGLLAALVALGAIALLLFITTNDGIGANPTQEALIGANITASAPVTAEPLPTLNATERAAQQTLEARDADNQATLTADARLAALTPTSTESIFAPVGVRGTPTLRPALTGVTGTIIFADRRGEDEQSFEIVSLNLENWIETQLTNDPSDNTFPQASPNGLWIAYQSDADGDNDIFVVNRAGGQRQRITNNSYTDYLAAWSPDGEWILYSSDVRGDGLYDLYRTRFDGTETELVFSNRQRNSHARYSPDGRYIVFTTGPASLDASTWEIALLDTETNEVQMLTNNNVRDGSPVFRPDGEQIMYISYNGVNNAIYVMDVDGTNARLLYDSAGSDWAANYSPDGQYIVFSSNVTGDDQLFLMLADGSNVQQITSTGGGYASWIPPRSE; encoded by the coding sequence ATGGCAGACGAGTTCATCGGTAAAACAATTGGCGGTTACGAGGTCCAGCGCGTCATCGGACGTGGTGGGATGGCGACCGTCTATCTAGCGCGCCAACAGTCGATGAACCGGCAGGTCGCCTTGAAAGTGCTGCCACAGCAGTTCGCCAATGACGACACCTACCTACAGCGCTTCGAGCGAGAAGTCGCTATTGTCAGCAAGCTGGAACACCGCAACATCATCCCGGTTTATGATTATGGCGAACATGAAGGTATGCCCTATATCGTCATGCGCTATATGCCTGCCGGGTCTGTGGATGATTTGCTGCTCGATGGGCCGATGCCACCAGAGCAGGTGCTCAATATTGTGGCGCAGGTCGCCCCGGCGCTAGATTACGCCCATACTAAGGATGTCCTGCACCGCGACTTTAAACCAAGTAATGTGCTGCTTGATGACGACGGCGGCGCGTTCATCACAGATTTTGGCATTGCGCGTTTAGCTGGCGAAGGCGTCAGCGCGATCACGACGCAGGGCGTCGTCGGCACGCCGAGTTATATGTCCCCGGAGCAAGCCCAGGGCAAGCCGCTCGATGGCCGCAGCGATGTCTATGCGTTGGGCGTGATGATCTTCGAAATGATCACAGGCCGCCGACCGTTCGAGAGTGAGACGCCGTACAGCATCGCCGTCATGCAGGTGACGACACCACCACCCCGGCCAACCAGCATCAACCCGGCAGTGAGCTCTGTCGTTGAAAAAGTCATTCTGAAATCGCTCAGCAAAAAGGCCGATGACCGCTATGATACAGCGGTCCAGCTTTACGAAGCGCTGAGAATGGCCGTTGAGCATCCAGAGAAAGCGCTGGATACAGAGCCAAACCTGCCCATGATGCACCCATCGCAAGGGCCCCCTATTGGTCAATCGATCCAGCAGCCTTACCAGCCCCATCAGCAAGGGCCGCTTTCCTTACCCATGGGCAACACACCGGGGCAGTACCCTGTCGCCCAGAGTAGCGGCAGCATGGCGCAGGTGCCTTCCGGGCGTATGGCCCGCCTGAAGCAGCGCCGCAAAAGCAACCCATTGATGAGCGTCTTCATGGGTGGGGCCATTGGCTGCGGGCTATTGGCTGCTCTGGTTGCCCTGGGTGCGATTGCCCTGCTGCTGTTCATCACAACAAACGATGGCATCGGCGCCAATCCAACTCAAGAGGCTCTCATCGGTGCAAATATCACCGCATCAGCCCCCGTCACAGCAGAACCCCTGCCAACCTTGAATGCGACAGAGCGCGCGGCACAACAAACGCTCGAAGCACGTGACGCGGATAATCAAGCGACGTTAACCGCTGACGCACGCCTCGCTGCCCTGACGCCCACTTCAACGGAGAGCATCTTTGCACCAGTGGGTGTACGCGGCACGCCGACGCTGCGCCCTGCACTTACAGGGGTGACGGGAACCATCATCTTTGCGGATCGCCGGGGTGAGGATGAGCAATCTTTTGAGATTGTCTCTTTAAACCTGGAAAACTGGATCGAAACACAGCTCACAAACGACCCCAGCGATAACACGTTCCCGCAGGCATCGCCCAATGGCCTGTGGATCGCCTATCAGTCGGACGCGGACGGCGATAATGACATCTTCGTCGTCAACCGGGCCGGGGGACAGCGCCAGCGCATCACCAACAATAGTTACACGGATTACCTCGCGGCGTGGTCGCCAGATGGCGAATGGATTCTCTATTCCTCTGATGTGCGTGGTGATGGTTTGTATGATCTGTATCGCACGCGCTTCGATGGGACCGAAACAGAGCTGGTCTTCAGCAATCGGCAGCGCAACAGCCATGCCCGTTACAGCCCAGATGGCCGCTATATCGTGTTTACGACGGGTCCCGCTTCCCTGGATGCATCAACCTGGGAAATCGCTTTGTTGGATACGGAAACCAACGAAGTGCAGATGCTGACGAACAACAACGTCCGCGATGGCTCGCCCGTGTTCCGGCCAGATGGCGAGCAGATCATGTATATCTCTTATAATGGCGTCAACAACGCCATCTACGTCATGGATGTGGACGGAACCAATGCGCGGCTGCTCTACGACAGCGCAGGCAGTGATTGGGCCGCCAACTACAGCCCCGACGGCCAATATATCGTCTTTAGCTCCAACGTCACGGGCGATGACCAGCTCTTCCTCATGCTGGCAGATGGCAGCAATGTGCAGCAGATTACGTCCACTGGCGGCGGATATGCCTCCTGGATACCGCCGCGCAGCGAGTAG